A genome region from Candidatus Zixiibacteriota bacterium includes the following:
- the cas4 gene encoding CRISPR-associated protein Cas4, which yields MIPLRVNDVKQYAYCPRIVFFQYAMPVERKATWKIEQGKVEEAQIDRLEKRRKLREYGLQEGKRHFHFWLDSERLGLSGRLDLLIETTDGLFPVDFKWTTGKPHRNHVFQLCAYALLLEDRFRRPVTKGFVYLIPADDAVVMNLTEDLKERTRTLLGEMRRMIVTEEMPPPTPVRNRCVDCEYRNFCGDVF from the coding sequence ATGATTCCCCTCCGCGTCAACGACGTCAAGCAGTACGCGTACTGTCCGCGGATCGTCTTTTTCCAGTACGCGATGCCCGTCGAGAGAAAAGCGACGTGGAAGATAGAACAAGGCAAGGTCGAGGAGGCGCAGATCGATCGATTGGAAAAACGGCGGAAGCTCAGGGAATACGGTCTTCAGGAGGGCAAAAGACATTTTCATTTTTGGCTCGACTCGGAACGGTTGGGCCTCTCCGGCCGGCTGGATCTGCTGATCGAAACGACGGACGGTTTGTTTCCGGTCGATTTCAAATGGACCACCGGGAAACCGCACCGGAACCATGTATTCCAGCTCTGCGCGTACGCTCTGCTGCTAGAGGATCGCTTCCGGCGCCCGGTAACAAAAGGATTCGTGTACCTCATTCCGGCCGACGACGCGGTCGTCATGAACCTGACGGAGGACCTCAAGGAGCGAACGCGGACCTTGCTCGGCGAAATGAGGCGAATGATCGTGACAGAGGAGATGCCGCCGCCGACGCCGGTAAGAAACCGCTGCGTCGACTGCGAGTATCGGAATTTTTGTGGGGATGTCTTCTGA
- the cas2 gene encoding CRISPR-associated endonuclease Cas2: MEELRTLVIYDIESDRIRLKVSETCLDYGLTRIQYSAFAGKLNRNKREELFSRLAAVLDGNPGRILLQPICDRDVKEVLIKENRKPEESNVR, from the coding sequence GTGGAAGAACTCCGGACACTCGTCATCTACGACATCGAGAGCGACAGGATCCGGCTGAAGGTTTCCGAGACCTGCCTCGACTATGGGCTCACGCGCATTCAATACAGCGCCTTTGCGGGCAAGCTGAACCGAAACAAGAGGGAGGAGCTGTTTTCAAGGCTGGCGGCAGTCTTGGACGGGAATCCCGGAAGGATTCTCTTGCAGCCGATCTGCGACAGGGACGTCAAGGAGGTGCTGATCAAGGAAAACCGGAAACCGGAGGAGTCGAACGTCCGATGA